One window from the genome of Eublepharis macularius isolate TG4126 chromosome 15, MPM_Emac_v1.0, whole genome shotgun sequence encodes:
- the LOC129343533 gene encoding membrane-spanning 4-domains subfamily A member 15-like isoform X1, giving the protein MDQRNPATLASISKAITRPSMPRPLKTFYRGEPMALGITQLLTGVLEIAFGTVLSLLNSHHFDAIDCQTPHWTGIMYIISGSLSVAAAKNPKILLVKGALAMNIISAVAAGIAIVIFSFSMTDQGPTGKAASGCGYGSNDTAVIQACHEATTIPYAIMYNTAAVLFMLTIVEFVIAIISAAFGCASVCRDSYSETTIVIYQNTAETSPPLPDA; this is encoded by the exons ATGGACCAAAGGAACCCTGCAACACTGGCGTCCATCTCAAAGGCCATAACAAGGCCTTCTATGCCACGGCCACTGAAGACGTTTTATCGGGGTGAACCGATGGCTCTAGGG ATCACGCAGTTACTCACCGGCGTCCTAGAAATAGCTTTTGGGACTGTGCTCAGCTTGCTAAACAGTCATCATTTCGACGCGATTGATTGTCAGACTCCACATTGGACTGGAATCATG TACATCATTTCTGGATCTTTGTCCGTGGCGGCGGCCAAGAACCCCAAGATACTACTG GTGAAAGGAGCATTGGCAATGAATATTATCAGTGCTGTGGCAGCTGGCATTGCAATTGTGATCTTCTCCTTTTCCATGACGGATCAAGGACCAACAGGAAAAGCCGCTTCTGGCTGCGGCTACGGCAGTAACGACACGGCGGTTATTCAAGCTTGCCACGAAGCCACTACCATCCCTTAT GCTATAATGTATAATACAGCAGCCGTTCTTTTCATGCTCACCATCGTAGAGTTTGTCATTGCTATCATCTCCGCTGCCTTCGGGTGCGCCAGTGTGTGTCGGGATTCCTACAGCGAAACG ACAATAGTGATTTATCAGAACACTGCTGAAACAAGCCCTCCTCTGCCAGATGCTTAA
- the LOC129343533 gene encoding membrane-spanning 4-domains subfamily A member 15-like isoform X2, translating to MALQSFGTFESFSTGKVAPSMSRPLKRFYKGEPMALGITQLLTGVLEIAFGTVLSLLNSHHFDAIDCQTPHWTGIMYIISGSLSVAAAKNPKILLVKGALAMNIISAVAAGIAIVIFSFSMTDQGPTGKAASGCGYGSNDTAVIQACHEATTIPYAIMYNTAAVLFMLTIVEFVIAIISAAFGCASVCRDSYSETTIVIYQNTAETSPPLPDA from the exons ATGGCCTTGCAGAGCTTTGGCACATTCGAGTCCTTCTCAACTGGCAAAGTAGCACCTTCTATGTCTCGTCCACTGAAGAGGTTCTACAAGGGGGAGCCCATGGCCTTGGGG ATCACGCAGTTACTCACCGGCGTCCTAGAAATAGCTTTTGGGACTGTGCTCAGCTTGCTAAACAGTCATCATTTCGACGCGATTGATTGTCAGACTCCACATTGGACTGGAATCATG TACATCATTTCTGGATCTTTGTCCGTGGCGGCGGCCAAGAACCCCAAGATACTACTG GTGAAAGGAGCATTGGCAATGAATATTATCAGTGCTGTGGCAGCTGGCATTGCAATTGTGATCTTCTCCTTTTCCATGACGGATCAAGGACCAACAGGAAAAGCCGCTTCTGGCTGCGGCTACGGCAGTAACGACACGGCGGTTATTCAAGCTTGCCACGAAGCCACTACCATCCCTTAT GCTATAATGTATAATACAGCAGCCGTTCTTTTCATGCTCACCATCGTAGAGTTTGTCATTGCTATCATCTCCGCTGCCTTCGGGTGCGCCAGTGTGTGTCGGGATTCCTACAGCGAAACG ACAATAGTGATTTATCAGAACACTGCTGAAACAAGCCCTCCTCTGCCAGATGCTTAA